DNA from Daucus carota subsp. sativus chromosome 1, DH1 v3.0, whole genome shotgun sequence:
TAGGAAATACTTTCTAAATGTTCGCACCTAATTAGTAATTTGAATTCACGACCAATTAAGGAAATGGAAAGAGTAACTAGAGAATTATCGATGGAATCATAATGGTAAGAGTCGACTTAGAGATAAGTCTAACTGAACTACTGGCCTAAGACAATTTCAGCTGATCGAGAGAGAGACAAAGATGATAACTATTAAGCAATGTGGAGAATAAGATATTATTAGGATGGGCTTAAAAAGTCCAAGACCTAAGAAAAATTACCAATCACAAAGATAACCCACAGAAGCTCAGATAATTAGCAAAGAGAAGATTTTACTGTAAAACCTTGGTTAGATCTTAGGCTTCTTGGAGACATTCCAGCATTCCAGTAATTATGATACAACAGGTTTTCTAATTAGAATCtttaaatttaagatatatacatatcttGCGGTTACTGTTATATATCAGTTTATTGGCTGTACATCAGTACATGTCCACTTATGGGTATTAGCGCATGATGCTTATTATGTTTCACACAGCAAaggctgaaaaaaaaaaaccttcccAGCAGGCAACCGTAGCTTAAAACTTTATTTTGATACATACCTATCACATATAAatgaaaaacataacaaaagaaTAAGGTGATTAACTGAAGAAAGGTAAAGCAACAACAATAGGCAACAGAGCCCCCAGAACCCTTCCTAGCAAGGTATTATTATGCTCTCTGTTTACTTAAAAATGTATTTCCATCGTTCAGCTCAAGTTCTTGAAACGCGCAACCTCAAAGAGGCTTAAGAGCAAGGTTTAAATTGGCAGCTTCAGTAGTAATTGAAGAGcatacaaataaattttatgaaattttaaggtttttttttttttttttactgatGAATACAGTAGATTGATTTATATTGTCATGATATGGAGAGGTAAAACAAGGTTTTGTTATTACACTACATATTATTCGAATACTACAAAGACTTTGAGGTTTGTATCTGCATATCATAGTCCGGTTACTAGAAGAGAAAATCACCTGTGTCTCGTCACATAGGGACTCGAAATCATCCTGTAATTTGCAGAGAAACATTAGGAttcaaatgaaaatttaaaattaaatcagcaGCACAGGTTCACCAAAAAAATGATGCTTAAAGGTTCGCATGAAATCAAGGACTACACTTCAAGTTCATCATAGTAGGACTTGGCTTATTTCTGATTTAGATGAGCGCTATTGACTATTGGTTCACATtgattttataacttttatcaCTAACGGTACCAAAATATTTCATTCCTCTTGCACTCTAGTATCTTATCCACATAAAGCATGTTGAAGAATAAATACAGATCTTTGGAATAGTCTGTCACTTGTTTCAAGCTTAAATAAATACTTGGTCACTAGTTATTGTAACACTTTTCCTTTAGAAATTAGTCGACTATTCTTCAATTTGTAGAAGGGAAGAACGGTAGTTGCACTAACTAAGATGCAAAAGAAGGGAAATTCCCACCAACTACTATGataagaaagatgggaaagtaGAATATATAAGTCATACCTCTATGTTTCCATGCAAAGACGAAATAACCTGAAAGGACAGATACCAACACATGGATTGTCAGTTCATCATCCGGTTAAAAACTATGAATTTAAAAAGGCAGAATGAACACGCTCTTGGATATCTTGCTCAAGTAAACAATACTATAAGATACTGAACAACTAACGGCTCTAAAAGAGTGGAACTAAAACTAAATCAAACACGGTGGATAAAAAAAGGTTGATATCGAAATCACACAAGTAACACTGAAACATCATTTATAATTTCTCAAACACATTCCGAAAAATATAAAGCACCTGAATAAACAGCCGATGGAGACGTTCTTGCTCCGCAGAACTAAACTTCGGAAAAGCTTTGCTAAATTCCTTCAAAATgcacaaaaaaaaacacaaacatcaTTCACAAGTCCACATCAAACAACACGCAAAATTCCGTAAAGTTTCAATTAACTCCCCTAAATAGGTTTGAAATAGCATAAAAAGCCCTAAATAGCTTCCAGGTTCCAGCTAAGCAGCATCGAACAACAATATGACTTATATATTAACAATAACATCGAAATCGACTGTGTAATTAAGAAACAATATAGTATAACGGGGAGAACAAAATGAATATAAAtcgaataaaatatacaaaatgatGGAATTTGATGGTACCTGGGGTTGGAGAGAAGGAGTGGTGAGAAGAGAGCGTAAGGCGAGCTTAAATGATTTTTTCAGATTCGATTTTCTGCTGGAAGCGACTTCTATTTCACTCCTTTTCTCCATCGTCTCCGACTTTGTTGTTTTGAATGCCACAAATCTCTCCCGCTCTCGGTTTTAGATGCCCAAATATTTTTGCGCCTAGCTATGTTATTGGGCCTGGCCGCCTGGGCCTGGACCTGTACTATAATTTTATGCCAGAGAATTTTTCACATTCCACATCGTGGCTTATAATcgttaaatttttgattaattctcGATCGATCCGATTAATTTCTGATCAGTCTAAttagtttttgatttaatttttattttatgattttatcaattaatttcgattttcatttttcacaccactttttttttttaactcatTTTTCACAACACTAGttgcattatatattttttctggaTAAAAATGAAATGTTTTAccagttttatattttttgaattttatgtatTGCTGTAAAGGACCTTTTGTTAGAATGTGTTTCTTTTTTGGGCCATTTGTTTCTATTTGTGCCAAAAAATGTCTTTGATGGTTCTTCATAGCACCTGCAGATTTATTATACGCTTTTTTGTTAATACCAAAAAAAAGTTCTACATATGGTAATTGATTCGCGTCATATAATTTCTATGTAGTGTCATCTCATGTTTCTTATATTTGGATCTTGaccaatattttaaaaatcaatgatatactaaaaaaattgatttattaaaagaTTCTTGGTTAttctttaagaaaataatgaatttgtcAATTGcaatataatttgattaaaaatttatgatttattcaAAAGTATACtcgataaatttttaataaattttgaataggtCAATCGATTAGTTCTTGACGATCCTCACTTTGCCATGATCAAAAAAGGAGGATTTGATTCAGGATCAAGGAGTGGAGGAGTTTCTATGCACCACTTAACAAGTTTATACAATGTTCTATTAACCAACCTCTACGGTAAACTTAAACCGGCAACTCTGGCTGAAGTTTATCTTCTGTACAATCTAATAATGTACTTACGATAAATTTCATATCTGGTCTTGCTTCAGCGTTTTCAAGCAGAGCTAAATTAGCCAACTCAATCAAAACTTTAAGTTGCTCCAAATCTGCATCACCTTTAAGCTTCGGATCCAACAAGCCTACCAAAACATCCACATTCTGATTTTTTCGACACTCCTCAGTCCACTCTGCTATTGTTGTGGAGCCTAGAAATGATTTTAAGCCCGTGACAAGCTCGAGCAAGATCACTCCAAAGCTATAAACATCGCTTTTTGGGGACAGTAAGCCCGTGTTGAGATAATTTGTGTCGACGTAGCCTAGTGAGCCTTTGATAGTGGTCGGTGTCAGGGGCGCGGTTTGGATGTCATGGCCTAATTTGCATAGGCCAAAATCTGCAAGTTTTGCGCGGTTGTTGTTGACAAGGAGGATGTTGGATGATTTGATGTCGCGGTGAATTACTGGAGGATCAGCGACGTTGTGGAGATAGTCTAGGGCTCGTGCAAGGTCTAGAGCGATGCTGACTCGGTTGGACCAGGAGAGTGTGCCTCTGCATTGGCCTTGCTGTGTGTGCATTCTGTCGTAGAGGCTTTTGTTCGGGACGTATTCTAACAGTAAAAGCTGTTCACCTGTTTCAGTATACGTctctgttagaatataatatgattctggtaagccctcctcccaACACCCTGAGGTTTTGGGAGAATTGATCAGTTAACATGGTATCAAAGCTCAGGCACGAGGCAAAAATTATGCCCCAAAAGATTGGTTCCTGTGATCCGCTCAAAAATGTATTTATCTACATGCATCTGAAGACGTCTTAtgtaaaattaagtaaaaaatttaagaaacgTAAATTAAAGGCAAACCAAGCATATGACATGCCTTGTTCCAGACAAAACCCCATCATTCCCACCAGATTAGGATGTGAGATTCTGAGCAGAATCGAGACCTCATCCAAGAACATTTTCTTGCTGCCTCCTCTGTCCTCCATAACGCGCTTCACTGCTCCAAATATTCCATCCTCCAGCTGTGCAAGATACACAAAAGACGTTGCACCAACGCCAATTCTTATGCGAAAGTCTCTTGTTGCTTCCTTCAATTCTTCAAAAGTATACGTCTTGACAACACTAGAGCAGCCACTTATAACACAACTCTTGGATACGGACTTCTGATCATCACTTTCGGATTTTTGATAACAACTTTTTTCTTCCTGATCTTTATTCTCCAAGTACACCGCCCATCTCCTTAACATGATGGTGATGATTATGATCAGTATAATCGCCCCGATTATGCACAAGTTTCTTCTGTCAGTGCTGAGGAAGCTTGACAACATGGTGATATTCGCGCTTATTCATCTATTGCACAATGCTGTACACTTCTTATAATTATCTGATGATGCAGATGATTAAGAGATGGAACAAAATTATCTTAAAGAATTAAGATCCATGGATTTGGATTATAGTGATTAGGATGATTAAGCTGCTGATGTTTGTCTTATTAAGCATGAGAATAATTTGTTCTTAAGGTCTCAATTTTGTCTTAATGTTTCATATTCAAGTTATTAGATGGAAGTTTATGCTTCTTATAGTTGGAAATATGTGGGCATCATTGCATTAACActtctcttttaaaaaaatcaaaagattcATATCCGATTTTGGAATATTGCAATTTAAAACTAACACTGTTTTGTTAATCATGCATTGCTGCAGAGCGGTAGAATGTCTTACTCTGatacccgaaattgccagcccTAAAAGCATTACATACTATTCAAAACGAATGCATCCAAATATTCTGTAATTTCTTACTATTGATCCTATTTACGTTGACCCTAAAGTTATTATATCATTAACCATGAAACGAACGCCGCCTCCTAAgttaatatcatttttatctCATTAGCATgtcaaaaattacattttacgTGTTTATAGAATTTACTCCTTGAACAAATATGAACTTATTTAACTGTATCAAGCGTTTTAAGCTCTCTGACATCTACATAAGCAAATTGATTAGATGTAGAAGAGGCTAAGTACGTGCATAGCATTGATTCGATGCAAGTACTAGAAGTAACTACACCGGATTTGGTGAACGTATATGGTAGACCGGAAGAGTATCTATGTAGTTGAAATAGCTATTGGGAGCATTGTAGGCTCCCCTGTTTCCATGTAAATTTCTGTATCGGATCCAATGGAACACAAATCTAGCTGAAAAGAAGCAGGGGAAAATCAGAAAAACAATGAGCGAAGGAATTGAGCTTGTGGATGTTGAGAAAATAACAGAGGCCAAATAAGCTAATGAGATGAAACCAAGCAATCTGACAAAATGGTGAAGTAATGCTGCAGAAGTTGAAGAACGACGAGTGGAGCTCAAGTATTGTTCCACATAGCATCCGAAGCAGAAAATAAGCAGACTTGCTATAGCAATGGTCATGGCTTTTGGGTGATCTTGGAATGGAGAATCAGTTCTTGCTTGGTACTTGAGTTGCACGGCACTGAGGAGAACAGATGCAGCTATCCCGAAAATGCCCACAATGGCACGGTTGCCATTTTCTCGAGCTCTTAAGGGTGTTATGTTGAAAAATGCAACATTAAGTTGTGTTGGAAAGTAGTTGACAATGAACTGGTGTGAAGGAGAAGGCATCAGAAATCATgtgaataaaattaatgaaagtGGAGAGTGACTGAAAGGGTTAATAGGTAGCTTATGAAGTACCAAGACGTTTCGTTCCCTGTTATATAGCTTGTGCAGTTGATGCGGCAGACTAGACATGGACAAAGAATTGAAGCTTCTGCTCCTGTCTTTCCTGAGTATTAGACTGTAAATTCCAAAAGTTTTTTACGAAAAGGTTAAAAAGGGATGATGAGCATATATTAGTTTACAGATTCTGACAAGTTTGCGTACCTTCTTTAACAATAAGCCTATTACATGTAAAATAATGCAATATATTTGTGAATCAAGCACATATCTACCATACAACTTCTCATGCTCATAACAGGCGTTTGAGGTTGTTAACAGAACGCAGCTGGCAGAATTAGAACTCGGAAAGGCCTTGTAGTAAAATAACATGTCACATAATATGTCAGATTAATCTGAACTCCTATATCTTAGAGGAGAAGGAAAGAAGAAAGGTTCTTCTGGTTTAAGGTGCATAATGAATAATAGGCGGATCAATCACCATCCTGATAGTTGTTTTCTTCAATGATCTTGagatttctatacattcctgAACATCCTTGTCACAAGCAATTAATATCCAGTCACCCTCGTCATCTTGATACTTGATACTGAAACATTTTCTCTCCACCTGCAGCCTCTCAATCACCTTATCTTGTAGCTCTGTAATTCCTGATAAATTAGAAAGTTCGAACTTTATGGTAACACCATTATATGTGGCCTTCACAGTCATCTTGTTCGTGTCCTGGATTTTATGAGCAACAACAGTTCTATCTTCCACAGGAGCCATACCTGAATGACTAAAATTTCTTTTACTTGATTCCTCGTCGTTTAATTCTCCCTCCAATTTAGAGGAAATGTTTTTGCCCATCCTTCTCTTTCCAGATTTCCACCTTTTAATACCATGATCTCTGCATACACGCTTGAATGTAGATCGACTGACTAAAATATGAACATTTGGAATAAGACACACAGCTATTATGCAATATGTGTATTTacaacaaattattatatatgaagAAAGAAACTGAAGATAAAAGTGCAAGAAGATGGTAGAAAAGACTTGCCACCAAAGCTCTTTGCTGCATCATCTAGAGGTCTTCCAAAATGCTTGCGCAGATTCTCAAAACTGATACTTTCTTCAGAATTGTTTTCTCTATCTGACGTAACCTCTATGCGTGTTTTGTTTACAATATGGATGTCTGTGTTAAAATTTTCCATGCCCAAAGCAAGccctttcttttgactttgaaGAGCATCATCCAGCACAAGTTGCTGAGCTAAAGGATCCAACAATTGTGTGCCTTCTTTGCCTTCTTGTCGTGGTATAGTTTTCTTGCTTTGGAAAGTTAGAGGCTGAGATTCTTCTCCCGGTGATTCTTCTGTCAATACATCTACAGAGAAGCAATCTGATAATAATTAGAGAATTCAAGAGAGTTGAGAATCAGCCAAACAAAAGATATAGGTACAGAGGCTGACTTCTGTTGATCTTCATTCTTGTTGGAATTTCTGTTTTGCTAACATCTTCAGAAAAGCTATTGGAAGAGCCACTGGTTTCTATGACTTGAACATTCTGGTCAAGTCGCTTAGGTGATCCTAAAGGCGATAAGCAAGGGACACTCAACAAGAAGTTAGTGTCAGTATCCCATTGCAATTTCCAAGCACTGGGAGTAAGCCAGGATACACCCCTTCCAGGCTGTTGTATTTTTTGGCGAGGAAAAGATAGATTAGGACAAACAATCTTGAACGACTCAGATTCATGATACATAAAAGAGTCAATAACTTTAACAGACATCTCTGTTCCTAATTTCTCCCCTGAAGCTAGcacaaaagttttaaaatgttgTCTTAAAGTTTCTAATAGAGAGTTCAACAAGCTTTCAGGGCACTGACTATCCATTTGCTCATGAGGCAGAAAAAATTCAATGACATAGTCTTTGTCTCCTGTTGTATAGTTATGCAAACACATTGTAAAACAATCAACCGAGCCACAGTTTCCTAGATAGTGTGCCAAGGGGTAAGATCTGATACTGAGTTTTGTTATCTCACTGCAGAAGAAGGCGGTGTGGGACATAAAGGTCCTGCCCACAAGGCCATCACCCATGTCAAGATATGACTGTAAACAAGCTTCTTTAAACTTACTCCATGGCACTAAGTTATTATAATCAAGAGAACCTTTTTGATTGATGACTGTATACTCTCCTACACTATGATCTCTACTCAGCCAGCACTGAGCAAGAGGTACCTGGAACGTCTCACTCACCACCGCCAACACATGATCAATTTCGTTTAATATATCTGGTGAAATCTGACAGGAAAGTATGGCCAAGTATATTAGACATCTAAACAATAGTTATCTCTTAACATGTTTATTTTGTAAGAATAAATTATCATGTCAAGGGTCTTACAGATATGCAGGAGATGTTGGATCTTAATATACTTTTCACTTCTGGCATTCGCTGCAATAACCGCGAAATTGGGATCTTTAAGTGAATATGCAAGCAGATAGAAATGCCATTGAAACAAGCTTGTATAATCATCACCTACCAGTGTACTGTGGACAGAATAATAGTAGTATATATACGGCTTGAGATGATGAAAGTCCTCCTCAGAAGTAAAGACCAGCTCAATGACACCATTGGGGTGGCCAGAAAAATCATCAGTTGCAAAGAGAGGCAGACACAAAGAAGCCTGAATCCCACAACTTAATGCAAAATCTCTCTCAGGATATTCATCTGTAGAATAATGAGAAATTCTGGGACTGACTTCAGCCTTTTTATTCTTAAACACACTGCCAGTAATACCAAGTAGCTCCTGCCAGTTTTCATCGTCgccttcatcttcttcttgccctGCAGAAACTCTAAAACTACGCGCAACTACATGATTTCTGTATGATAGAAGCCTTCTGTCATCAGACTGATCATGGTAAAATAGTTGGCTCTGTGTTCTAAGCTCACAATACTGTCGCCCTTTTGCACGGGTCACAATGTCTGCTACCCAAAATTGAACAAGTATGTTTCCAGAACTCTGCGTTTTCTCAATGATACTGCAGTAAAATCGTTCAAGGTAAACAAAAATCTTCTCTCTGAGCTGAGTATTACTTTGATTCTCATGATCATTGCCCAAACCCATAGCAAATTCAGTTTAAATTTACTATGAATTCAGCAATTTGTACATGAAGCCAAAAGAAACTCAAGTGAAACCTGCTTTCTGATCTTTTTCAGAGACTAAAACAATCTAATCCATCTGCAGCTCATCTATgactatattatttaattatagactTTTCTTAACAGACTTGTCTTAGAATCTTTTGTGATACTCTACATTAAAGTAATGGTCATGTAAGTGGCATTGGTTGACTAACTAAAAGATTATTAGACTTTTAGTGTAAGATTAGCATTAATAACTGTGCATTATGTGTGCTTCCATACTAATAATCTAATATTGTGCTCTAGT
Protein-coding regions in this window:
- the LOC108221185 gene encoding probable receptor-like protein kinase At1g49730; protein product: MLSSFLSTDRRNLCIIGAIILIIIITIMLRRWAVYLENKDQEEKSCYQKSESDDQKSVSKSCVISGCSSVVKTYTFEELKEATRDFRIRIGVGATSFVYLAQLEDGIFGAVKRVMEDRGGSKKMFLDEVSILLRISHPNLVGMMGFCLEQGEQLLLLEYVPNKSLYDRMHTQQGQCRGTLSWSNRVSIALDLARALDYLHNVADPPVIHRDIKSSNILLVNNNRAKLADFGLCKLGHDIQTAPLTPTTIKGSLGYVDTNYLNTGLLSPKSDVYSFGVILLELVTGLKSFLGSTTIAEWTEECRKNQNVDVLVGLLDPKLKGDADLEQLKVLIELANLALLENAEARPDMKFIVSTLLDCTEDKLQPELPV
- the LOC108228096 gene encoding protein NLP1 isoform X3; the protein is MGLGNDHENQSNTQLREKIFVYLERFYCSIIEKTQSSGNILVQFWVADIVTRAKGRQYCELRTQSQLFYHDQSDDRRLLSYRNHVVARSFRVSAGQEEDEGDDENWQELLGITGSVFKNKKAEVSPRISHYSTDEYPERDFALSCGIQASLCLPLFATDDFSGHPNGVIELVFTSEEDFHHLKPYIYYYYSVHSTLRMPEVKSILRSNISCISPGRGVSWLTPSAWKLQWDTDTNFLLSVPCLSPLGSPKRLDQNVQVIETSGSSNSFSEDVSKTEIPTRMKINRNVLTEESPGEESQPLTFQSKKTIPRQEGKEGTQLLDPLAQQLVLDDALQSQKKGLALGMENFNTDIHIVNKTRIEVTSDRENNSEESISFENLRKHFGRPLDDAAKSFGVSRSTFKRVCRDHGIKRWKSGKRRMGKNISSKLEGELNDEESSKRNFSHSGMAPVEDRTVVAHKIQDTNKMTVKATYNGVTIKFELSNLSGITELQDKVIERLQVERKCFSIKYQDDEGDWILIACDKDVQECIEISRSLKKTTIRMVIDPPIIHYAP
- the LOC108228096 gene encoding protein NLP7 isoform X1, with the translated sequence MGLGNDHENQSNTQLREKIFVYLERFYCSIIEKTQSSGNILVQFWVADIVTRAKGRQYCELRTQSQLFYHDQSDDRRLLSYRNHVVARSFRVSAGQEEDEGDDENWQELLGITGSVFKNKKAEVSPRISHYSTDEYPERDFALSCGIQASLCLPLFATDDFSGHPNGVIELVFTSEEDFHHLKPYIYYYYSVHSTLRMPEVKSILRSNISCISISPDILNEIDHVLAVVSETFQVPLAQCWLSRDHSVGEYTVINQKGSLDYNNLVPWSKFKEACLQSYLDMGDGLVGRTFMSHTAFFCSEITKLSIRSYPLAHYLGNCGSVDCFTMCLHNYTTGDKDYVIEFFLPHEQMDSQCPESLLNSLLETLRQHFKTFVLASGEKLGTEMSVKVIDSFMYHESESFKIVCPNLSFPRQKIQQPGRGVSWLTPSAWKLQWDTDTNFLLSVPCLSPLGSPKRLDQNVQVIETSGSSNSFSEDVSKTEIPTRMKINRNVLTEESPGEESQPLTFQSKKTIPRQEGKEGTQLLDPLAQQLVLDDALQSQKKGLALGMENFNTDIHIVNKTRIEVTSDRENNSEESISFENLRKHFGRPLDDAAKSFGVSRSTFKRVCRDHGIKRWKSGKRRMGKNISSKLEGELNDEESSKRNFSHSGMAPVEDRTVVAHKIQDTNKMTVKATYNGVTIKFELSNLSGITELQDKVIERLQVERKCFSIKYQDDEGDWILIACDKDVQECIEISRSLKKTTIRMVIDPPIIHYAP
- the LOC108228096 gene encoding protein NLP6 isoform X2 gives rise to the protein MGLGNDHENQSNTQLREKIFVYLERFYCSIIEKTQSSGNILVQFWVADIVTRAKGRQYCELRTQSQLFYHDQSDDRRLLSYRNHVVARSFRVSAGQEEDEGDDENWQELLGITGSVFKNKKAEVSPRISHYSTDEYPERDFALSCGIQASLCLPLFATDDFSGHPNGVIELVFTSEEDFHHLKPYIYYYYSVHSTLRMPEVKSILRSNISCISISPDILNEIDHVLAVVSETFQVPLAQCWLSRDHSVGEYTVINQKGSLDYNNLVPWSKFKEACLQSYLDMGDGLVGRTFMSHTAFFCSEITKLSIRSYPLAHYLGNCGSVDCFTMCLHNYTTGDKDYVIEFFLPHEQMDSQCPESLLNSLLETLRQHFKTFVLASGEKLGTEMSVKVIDSFMYHESESFKIVCPNLSFPRQKIQQPGRGVSWLTPSAWKLQWDTDTNFLLSVPCLSPLGSPKRLDQNVQVIETSGSSNSFSEDVSKTEIPTRMKINRNVLTEESPGEESQPLTFQSKKTIPRQEGKEGTQLLDPLAQQLVLDDALQSQKKGLALGMENFNTDIHIVNKTRIEVTSDRENNSEESISFENLRKHFGRPLDDAAKSFGVSRSTFKRVCRDHGIKRWKSGKRRMGKNISSKLEGELNDEESSKRNFSHSGITELQDKVIERLQVERKCFSIKYQDDEGDWILIACDKDVQECIEISRSLKKTTIRMVIDPPIIHYAP